Genomic DNA from Peribacillus simplex NBRC 15720 = DSM 1321:
CCCTGCAGTAAGCATACCTTCAGATCCGAAAACCTCTGCCCTCACATCATAACCATATACTGCCTGGAAATTCGCTTCTGCAGTTGCTATCGCACCATTATCAAATTTTATCGTAACAACAGCAGTATCTAGTAATCCATTACACTTTAAATCCGGACGAATTAACGCATCTGCCACCGCATACACCTCAACAGGCTTTGCACCAGGATTCAAATACATTAATGCATCAAAGTCATGGATTAAGGTTTCTAAAAAGATCGCCCATTCTGGAATTGATTCCGCTCTATTTAGCATTGGATCTCTTGTTGTTGATTTTAACAATTGTGGCATACCAATTTTACCAGATACAATTTCTTCATGGGCAGCTTTAAAGCCTTTTTCAAACCTTCTATTAAAACCAACTTGAACCAAAATATTACTTTTTTCACTCTCTTGAACAATTTCGTTTGCTTCTTTTAAATTAACAGCCATAGGTTTTTCACAAAATACCGCTTTACCTTGTTTAAAAGCAGCAAGGACATGACTAGCATGTGTACGTGCTGGTGAAGTAATCACCACGGCGTCTATTTCAGGATCTTGAATTAATTCCATCGGATCTGTGTATGCTTTTGCATTTATGTCTAATTGATTTATAAATTTTTCTGCAGCACCAGGTGCAGGAGCTGCAACCGCATATAATTTAGCTTGTGGTAAGCGATAGGCAAGCGTCTCCCCATGAAAAGCTCCCATTCTTCCAGCACCAATTAAACCAACATTTAGTTTATTCATAAAATAACCTCCTGAGAATTTATTTAGTATATACATTTACCTATTTAGGAAAGTCCCTGCCTTCAACTCAAAGTGTGATTGGCACCTTACGGAAACAAGGTAAATCCATTTTCCAAACCCTCAAAGAATACAGCGAGACAGGAACGATTGCTTGGTATTTTACTCCCTGGAAGATAGGGACTGTCGCTTGATAGTCTCTATTTGTCTTGTATATCTTTAGGCAGCCTGAATAGTTACATATGTTAATTTTTAGATTAGATAACTTCCCCTTCTCAAATGCTTCATTTCTTTTGTCAGCTCATCATTTTTTTTAAAAGAACTGCTCCTGAGTTTGACGGGCATGGGACTGGCCCCCTAATGATAAATTTACAAATGTTTCTTTTTCAATAGACTTAAAACACGCCTCAATAACATTCATATTTTGAATGGTATCTTCTAAAAGATCCTCTTGCATTTTCCCTTCTAATATTAATTGAGAGAAATACTCTACTTCTAACGTGTATTGCTGTCCGTATAAATCTTCTACCCTATAATTTCCACTTTCACCAACTATAACAATATGCGCATTTCCATTTTGAGGTATAAAGGCTCTTGGCGCTTGAACGGTGCCTTTTGTCCCAATAATTTCATATTGACCCACTCTTGTTCGGTCCATTGCAGCATCAAACTCAGCAATAATCCCATTTTCAAGCTCAATTATTCCCGTTACTGACATATCTACTTGATTAGATATGTCATTTTGAGTTGAAGCAAAAACCCGTTTAGGTTCGGTATTTAAAATATTTCTAATTGAATGTATACAGTAACAACCGACATCATAGATACTGCCTCCGCCTAATTTTTGATTCATTCGAATATTTCCAATTTGATCCTCAAGGAAAAAAGAAAGGCTCACCCTCATAATTTTTACTTCACCAATTTCACCGGAAGCAATAATTTCTTTTACTCTTTTATGTTGTGGGTGAAATTGATACATAAAACCTTCCATAAACATAACGCTATTTTTCTTACATACTTCGATCATTTCTTTTGCTTCTATTACAGTCAAGGCTGCAGGTTTCTCACAAAAGACATGCTTCCCTTTCTCAGCTGTTTTCTTTACCCAGGTTGAATGGAATGCATTTGGCAAAGGAATGTAAACTGCATCGATATCTGGATCATCTAACAACTCCTCATAAGTCCCGTAAATCTTAGGAATCCTAAAATTTGAAGCAATTTCGTATACTTTATTATTTGAACTAGCGATTGCAACTACTTCTGCATTAAATGCATCCGTAAATGCTGGAAGTAATTCATCTTGAGCAATGTACGCAGTACTTAAAATTCCCCAACGAACTTTTGTAGCCATTCTTCCAACTCCTTTAATTAGCTTTTTAAAATGGTATCTGTATAAATAAATCATTTTTATTTATACGATTAAAAAAGCTATTTATTTAATTAAATGTTTTTGTTTTGCGAATAGGAGGGATTTATCAAGCATAATCCGCTGAACCCATCTGGTCTTTCTTCTTCTCCAAACTAAAGTTTCACTAGCTTGAACAGGAGTATTTAACCAAAAAAAGCTGAGATATCCCCCTTATCATTTCTGCTTTTTTCTAAGAAACATCGGTAACCGAAGGTTTTGAAGTAAAAAACTTTTTTCATTACATGCTGAGCAAGGTTCACTTTATCTATTTTAAGATACGCAGGGCTCCGCTAATTTTTCTTTTTGATGCAAAACACCCTTATGTAACCGGTTTCTTTTTTATAAATTTAATGATTGATGATTTTTCCTATTAATATAGCTGATTATATAAAAACATATAATAAAAGTAATTGGGTTTTGAAGACATGTTTTTACACTTTAAAGACATCCTTTTAAAAAAGCAGCGTAAGGGTGACAAATTTTTCAGTCCAAAAGGATCTGAAGGTATATGGAAAACAGTTATGGTACAAATACAATGAAAGTTTAAAAAAATAAATGGAAAGTACCATTGCGAGATTTTTCATATTATTACCAGTCTTAGTTTCTGAACAAAAAAACAAATTATTCAGCGACATTATCTGTGTGAGTATCAAAACAGCATATCCCTCCCCATTCTGGAAAGAGGCGTTATCTGCTCTTACAATTTGTTTTTTCTAAGTAGGTAAAGGAAAAGGAAGGGAAAATTGAGCGAGTATTCGTGAGCATTGTCTATTAAACTGAAGGAGTTCAATAAGAACGTAATAATTTAATAAAAACAGCCAGTTAGGTAAACTGGCTGTTTTTGAAATGAAAATACACATGAACTACCACAGAATTAACGCAAGTTGAATGATAGCATTAAATATCAAGTTTACGGGTACCAATCCATTTCACAATTTCAGGATCGCGATGTGAAAAGAACAAGCTTTCTTTCGTATCTAAAGTAGCGATTCTTTCCATATCCTCTTGGCCTAATTCAAAGTCAAAGATATTGAAATTTTCAATCATTCTTTCCTTACGAACAGACTTCGGAATCGCGACGACTCCTCTTTGTGTCAACCATCGTAGAATAATCTGGGCAACGGATTTATTATGCTTTTCGGCTATTGATACTAAAATTTCGTTCTGGAACATGTTATTTTTTCCTTCAGCAAATGGTCCCCAAGACTCTATTTGAACATTGTTCTCTTTCATAAATTTAGCACTTTCTATTTGCTGGCAGAAAGGATGTGTCTCAACCTGGTTTACAGCAGGAATTACTTCATTATGAGTCATCAAATCCATCAGACGGTCCATTTGGAAGTTACTAACTCCGATAGCCTGGACTTTACCTTCGCGGTACAATTCCTCCATAGCGCGCCAAGAACCATATACATCTCCGAATGGCTGATGAATTAAATACAAATCCAAATAATCCAATTGCAGTCTTTCAAGTGAACTACCGAATGCTTTCTTTGTGCTCTCATAACCAGCATCCTGAACCCAGAGTTTTGTGGTAATAAACAATTCCTCTCTTGGCACACCACTCCGTTTGATTGCTCTGCCGACTGCTTCTTCATTTAGATAAGAGGCAGCAGTATCGATCAGACGATAGCCTGCCATTATAGCGTCATAAACGACTTGTTCACACTCATTTTCATCTTGAATCTGAAAAACACCAAAGCCTAGTATAGGCATCTCAACACCATTGTTCAAAATTACTTTTTGCATATAAAAACCTCCTGTTTTTTAACAAATCGGAACATACTACTTACAATAAACAAAATTTATTGGTGTTAAATTATCTCTCTTGATGTGTAGGACGAATAAGCATTTCATTAATTGCTACATCTGATGGTTGTTCAATGGCAAAAGCTATCGCACCAGCAATACTCTCAGCGTCTATCGCACCTTCATAAGCTTTATCGATTCCTGGTTTAAGATCCATATCTGTAATGGAATTTATTAATTCGCTCGTAACAGCTCCTGGTGAGATAATGGTTGTACGAATATTGTTACCTAACTCTTCTTTGCGAAGACCTTCTGTAATTGCACGTACAGCAAACTTTGTTCCTGCATAGACCGTACTTCCAGCTCCAACAACATGTCCAGCTACTGAAGACAAATTAATGACATGTCCTGATTTTTGTTCTCTCATGGACGGAAGCACAGCCGCAATCCCATAAAGTACGCCTTTAATATTTACGTCAATCATTTTATTCCAGTCTTCGATTCTTTTCTTATAAAGAAATGAATGTGGCATAACGCCAGCATTATTCACTAATACATCAATTTTTCCAAACTCTTGAAGCGCGTACTCAGCAAGCTCTTCCATTTGTTCATGTGACGTTACATCGGTTACTTTATAAATAGCTTTTCCACCATTTTTTTCGATTTCTTTCTGTAACTGTTGTAAACGATCTTCACGACGAGCTGCCAAGACCAACTTCGCACCTTTAGACGCAAGTTTTTTAGCAGTTGCCTCTCCAATTCCACTAGAAGCACCTGTAATAATCACAACTTTATCTTTTTTGTTTGATATCATTTATATCTATCCTTTCTTAAATAAAAAGTAAATTTATTAATCCAGATGATTTGCCATCTAAAAGCAAAGCATCTGCATAATCTATTTTCTAAAACTTCACTGCTGTGCACTTGAGAGCTCACGGCCGCGTCTAAATGAAAACACTCCAATCAGTAGAGCAATCACGACTGATGTAGCTCCAACCCAACTGATTTCTAGTATTGATGACCTTCCCGCAACAATACCTCCAATTCCAGCACCAGCGGCAAATCCAAGTTGTACAAAGGAACTATTCAGGCTAAGCACGATACCAGAGGCTTCTGGAGTCAACGAGACTAGGTTAAAGTTTTGGGTAGGCCCGAACGTCCAAGCAGCGATCTCCCAAATCATAAGCAATGGGAGGGTAACCATTCCCCATCCAAATCCAGAGACAGTTGACAGCAACAATAGCGAGATGATGTGGACAACCATGGAGCCGACCAGCGTGCGAACGATGCCGATCCGGTCTGCCAATAAGCCACCAACCTTAGAGCCAATCAAGCTTGCTATCCCCATAGCTAAGAGAATGATACTTAATTTTCCTTTCATGGTTGGCATAACGGCGGTCAGAAAGGGAGTGATATACGTATTGAGCATCGAATAGCTAATAAATACAAAGAAGGTTACACCAAGAGTGAGTGCGATCCTCGGATTCTTCAAGAGGGCAAGACGTTTGCCCAGAGAAACAGACTCTTCGCCCTCCATGACCGGAATCGTCCGTGCAACAGCAAAGATAGCCACTAGGCTGAAGAGGCCAATGCCCCAGAAGATGCCCCTCCAATCATAAGACGAAGCAATCATCCGACCAAGGGGAACACCGAAGACAAGTGAAGAACTATACCCCATTGCGATGTTAGCCATCGCTCCACCCTGACGTCCAGGAGCCGCCAGTTTTGCAGCTATACCATAGGCAGTGACAACGAAGACCCCTGTTCCTACCCCCAGTAAAACGCGAGAGACCATCAACAATCCAAAGCCTGGAAGAGTGATTACCCCAATGACGCCGAGTAGTATGATGGCCAGAGCCAGTAACAATTGCTTACGCTGATCCATCTTAGAGGTTGCTGCCATAACAAGGGGCGTTCCGATTGCGTTACCGAGAGCGAATACGGTAATAAGCTGACCTGCGGTTGCTACCGATACATCGACGGAAGCAGCCACTTGATCCAACGTACCTACGATGACGAATTGTGAAGTGCCGACCACTAAGCTAATAAGGGTCAGCATGTAAATTTTCCAAGTATTTTTCATTCTGTTCTATCTACTCCTTTATCTATGATGTGATATATCAAGTTTTGCATTTTAGACTTTTTGTATCTTGTTTAGTTACCAGTAAAAATCCCCCTCGAACTTCTACACTTGGAAGTCACAGCATAACAACAGCTTATTTCCATACAATCAGCCCATTAGAAGAAACTTCTGGATCATTTCGTTCTACTCTACGCTTTGCATGATTTATCTTTCATTATTTGCATTATTATCGCTTTAAACGGTTATATTATTTAACCGCATCCTTATTATGCTACAAGGGAGAAAGCATCCGGTATCCCATTCTTCTCAAATGATTGCCCAATCCTCTCACGACCATTTACGCAGAAAGTGAATTAGCCTTATAATGGGACCAACACGGATGAAGAAAACAAAGGAGGATTTTATGTTTGAACAATTATATAGACAAAGAGTTGAGCTCGCCAAAATCATAGAGGATCACACAGGACGTGACGGTACTCAAATGACTGCTATTCCGTCTTTATTTTTCTCCCGTTATTCTAATGATACTGGACCAAATTACGGAGTTCACAAGCCCTCATTATGCATTGTGGTTCAAGGGATGAAGGAGGTATTGTTGTCACAGGAGCTCTTTAGGTACGGTCCTGCCGATTACCTTGTTGCATCCGTTAAGCTGCCAATTACCGGACAAGTCATGGAAGCCTCTTCCGAAGTGCCTTATCTTGCTCTCAAACTTGAATTTACACCGAGTGAAATATTAGAGGTGTTACGTGAATTCCAAATGGGAGTTGACAAAAGTGAAAATGCAAAACGAGGTATGTATGTCAGCAAAACAGAGCCATCTTTGCTAGACGCGGTAACAAGATTAGTTCGTTTGCTAGATACTCCAAAAGACATCAAGGTACTTGCTCCTTTAATCGTGAAAGAAATCATCTATAGGGTTCTGCAAGGAGAACATGGGAATATGCTAAAACAAATAGCAATAGAAGGAAGTTCTACCCATCAAATCAGTGACGTGATTGAACATATTATGAATAACTATGAAAAGTCTTTTAAGATTGAGGAACTTGCGGAAATAGCAAATATGAGTGTTTCTTCACTTCATCGGCACTTTAAAGAGATAACCGCGATGAGCCCAATTCAATTCCAAAAACAACTGAGACTTCAAGAAGCCCGAAGCCTGTTATTATCCGAATCAGCAGATGCAGCAGATGTTGCATTCCAGGTAGGCTATGAAAGTCCATCACAATTCAGCCGTGAATATTCGCGCATGTTTGGTTTACCACCAATAGAAGATATAAAGCACCTGAAGGAGCAATATGAACAAAGGGTAAAAGCTTGATTCCCCTTCACATAGGTTCATTCTATGTATTAATTTAGTGGCACCTACACTTTAAATAATATAGAAAAGTGCATTAATCTAATCCCGGATTAATGCACTTTTTCATTCTGCAATTTACCTGTCTTTGTATGCCAAAGCTTTATCCTGCTTCCGAACAAATTTCAGAGCATAATGAGTCCCACAAATATATATTCCCATGATGGATAGATGATCTATTAAAAATCCCATGGAGGACTTATCAATGTTCCAACCAAATGGATTATATACCGTTAACTTGTAAAACATATCTCTCTCGAAAGAAGCCTGCACACCATAAACAACAATCATCACCGCTATGACACGAAACACAATTGTGTGGATACGACTGGTGCTAGTAATTCCCGTCATCTTTCGTACTGCATTGATAATTGTTCCCCAGGATATTCCTATATGCACAGCCATGAAGATAAATCCCCAATATGAAGTCATAACATGTATCTGTAATAGAATCATGTCATTGTTTATAGGAATAAAGGCAAATATGTCATGGGAAATTGGTACAGAACTTAGTATCACTACAGCCATAGATACGAGAAAAAGCAAATTGACCGCAATACTCAGAATACGTCGTACATTGTGCTTTCCCTTAAAAATCGTCTTATACCATCTTCGATTTAAAATATTGTGGGCAATAAACAACAAAAACAATAAAACTCCTACCAGTTCGTGGATTGTATTTCCGGTAATATGGTAAGCCATAGCAACTAACATCAGAAAGGTCATTGAAAGGTCAATAACCAGCCTAATTAACATATTTCGATTCAAAAGGCTCTCCTCTTTCAACTTTATTTAATAATTGGGTCGGTTCCTCGTAGGGAAGTATTATTGATGATATCATTCAAATTTCGTTTAAATGCTAGAAAATCCCCTATGTCTCTTGATTAAAATGGATCATCAAAAGAACCTTCTGGATAATCCCCACTTTTTCTTCATCTTCCATTAAGCTATTTCCATTCAAAATATCCTGCG
This window encodes:
- a CDS encoding Gfo/Idh/MocA family oxidoreductase, with the translated sequence MNKLNVGLIGAGRMGAFHGETLAYRLPQAKLYAVAAPAPGAAEKFINQLDINAKAYTDPMELIQDPEIDAVVITSPARTHASHVLAAFKQGKAVFCEKPMAVNLKEANEIVQESEKSNILVQVGFNRRFEKGFKAAHEEIVSGKIGMPQLLKSTTRDPMLNRAESIPEWAIFLETLIHDFDALMYLNPGAKPVEVYAVADALIRPDLKCNGLLDTAVVTIKFDNGAIATAEANFQAVYGYDVRAEVFGSEGMLTAGGIRESSMTRYNHNGVSFNTCRYDQDLLFDAYIAELRGFVVCVIHNKPALVTAEDARWSLKIALASIESVKRNSPIKLDQHVMI
- a CDS encoding Gfo/Idh/MocA family protein; this translates as MATKVRWGILSTAYIAQDELLPAFTDAFNAEVVAIASSNNKVYEIASNFRIPKIYGTYEELLDDPDIDAVYIPLPNAFHSTWVKKTAEKGKHVFCEKPAALTVIEAKEMIEVCKKNSVMFMEGFMYQFHPQHKRVKEIIASGEIGEVKIMRVSLSFFLEDQIGNIRMNQKLGGGSIYDVGCYCIHSIRNILNTEPKRVFASTQNDISNQVDMSVTGIIELENGIIAEFDAAMDRTRVGQYEIIGTKGTVQAPRAFIPQNGNAHIVIVGESGNYRVEDLYGQQYTLEVEYFSQLILEGKMQEDLLEDTIQNMNVIEACFKSIEKETFVNLSLGGQSHARQTQEQFF
- a CDS encoding aldo/keto reductase: MQKVILNNGVEMPILGFGVFQIQDENECEQVVYDAIMAGYRLIDTAASYLNEEAVGRAIKRSGVPREELFITTKLWVQDAGYESTKKAFGSSLERLQLDYLDLYLIHQPFGDVYGSWRAMEELYREGKVQAIGVSNFQMDRLMDLMTHNEVIPAVNQVETHPFCQQIESAKFMKENNVQIESWGPFAEGKNNMFQNEILVSIAEKHNKSVAQIILRWLTQRGVVAIPKSVRKERMIENFNIFDFELGQEDMERIATLDTKESLFFSHRDPEIVKWIGTRKLDI
- a CDS encoding SDR family oxidoreductase, which produces MSNKKDKVVIITGASSGIGEATAKKLASKGAKLVLAARREDRLQQLQKEIEKNGGKAIYKVTDVTSHEQMEELAEYALQEFGKIDVLVNNAGVMPHSFLYKKRIEDWNKMIDVNIKGVLYGIAAVLPSMREQKSGHVINLSSVAGHVVGAGSTVYAGTKFAVRAITEGLRKEELGNNIRTTIISPGAVTSELINSITDMDLKPGIDKAYEGAIDAESIAGAIAFAIEQPSDVAINEMLIRPTHQER
- a CDS encoding MFS transporter, yielding MKNTWKIYMLTLISLVVGTSQFVIVGTLDQVAASVDVSVATAGQLITVFALGNAIGTPLVMAATSKMDQRKQLLLALAIILLGVIGVITLPGFGLLMVSRVLLGVGTGVFVVTAYGIAAKLAAPGRQGGAMANIAMGYSSSLVFGVPLGRMIASSYDWRGIFWGIGLFSLVAIFAVARTIPVMEGEESVSLGKRLALLKNPRIALTLGVTFFVFISYSMLNTYITPFLTAVMPTMKGKLSIILLAMGIASLIGSKVGGLLADRIGIVRTLVGSMVVHIISLLLLSTVSGFGWGMVTLPLLMIWEIAAWTFGPTQNFNLVSLTPEASGIVLSLNSSFVQLGFAAGAGIGGIVAGRSSILEISWVGATSVVIALLIGVFSFRRGRELSSAQQ
- a CDS encoding AraC family transcriptional regulator, producing MFEQLYRQRVELAKIIEDHTGRDGTQMTAIPSLFFSRYSNDTGPNYGVHKPSLCIVVQGMKEVLLSQELFRYGPADYLVASVKLPITGQVMEASSEVPYLALKLEFTPSEILEVLREFQMGVDKSENAKRGMYVSKTEPSLLDAVTRLVRLLDTPKDIKVLAPLIVKEIIYRVLQGEHGNMLKQIAIEGSSTHQISDVIEHIMNNYEKSFKIEELAEIANMSVSSLHRHFKEITAMSPIQFQKQLRLQEARSLLLSESADAADVAFQVGYESPSQFSREYSRMFGLPPIEDIKHLKEQYEQRVKA
- a CDS encoding DUF4405 domain-containing protein, with protein sequence MNRNMLIRLVIDLSMTFLMLVAMAYHITGNTIHELVGVLLFLLFIAHNILNRRWYKTIFKGKHNVRRILSIAVNLLFLVSMAVVILSSVPISHDIFAFIPINNDMILLQIHVMTSYWGFIFMAVHIGISWGTIINAVRKMTGITSTSRIHTIVFRVIAVMIVVYGVQASFERDMFYKLTVYNPFGWNIDKSSMGFLIDHLSIMGIYICGTHYALKFVRKQDKALAYKDR